In Primulina eburnea isolate SZY01 chromosome 3, ASM2296580v1, whole genome shotgun sequence, one DNA window encodes the following:
- the LOC140827272 gene encoding protein DETOXIFICATION 33-like produces the protein MTSGGVEESLLVKRPGGEKVVSFAKEFGGESKRLWRLAGPAIVTYIFQYSLGALTQTFCGQLNELDLAAVSVENSVIAGLAYGFMLGMGSALETLCGQAYGAGQIGMLGVYMQRSWVILLTTSFVLLPIYLFAPPILTLFGESPEISRAAGKFAIWMIPQIFAYAVNFPIQKFLQSQGKLMAMAWISALVLVLHVFFSWLLILKLGWGLIGAAITLNASWWIICILQLVYIFATKCDGAWTGFSWLAFRDLYGFVKLSLASAVMLCLEFWYLMILVVIVGRLDNPVIPVDAVSICMNIQGWNAMIAIGFNAAISVRVSNELGAGNAKAAKFSVVVVSAMTMLIAIVCTAIVLATRDYYPYLFTSSDAVAKETTRLSSLLAVTVLISGLQPVLSGVAVGAGWQAIVAYINIGCYYIIGLPIGIGLGFPLHLGAMGIWGGLIAGVCLQTAILIWIVASRNWEKEANEAESRVKRWGGSIANH, from the exons ATGACCAGCGGCGGCGTGGAGGAATCGCTTCTTGTAAAGCGGCCGGGCGGAGAAAAAGTCGTTAGCTTTGCGAAGGAGTTTGGTGGGGAATCGAAGAGACTGTGGAGACTCGCGGGGCCTGCGATTGTCACATATATATTTCAGTATTCACTGGGTGCATTGACTCAAACTTTTTGTGGTCAGTTGAATGAGCTGGATTTGGCTGCGGTTTCTGTGGAGAATTCCGTGATTGCTGGCCTTGCTTATGGGTTCATG CTGGGAATGGGAAGTGCATTGGAAACATTATGTGGGCAAGCATATGGTGCGGGGCAGATCGGAATGTTGGGTGTGTACATGCAAAGATCATGGGTGATTTTGCTTACTACATCTTTTGTATTGCTTCCCATCTACCTCTTTGCTCCTCCAATCCTCACTCTCTTCGGAGAATCTCCTGAAATTTCTAGAGCTGCAG GTAAATTTGCCATCTGGATGATACCACAAATATTTGCGTATGCTGTGAATTTCCCGATACAGAAATTCTTGCAATCACAAGGGAAGCTGATGGCAATGGCGTGGATTTCCGCTCTAGTTTTGGTTCTGCATGTTTTCTTCAGCTGGCTTCTGATCTTGAAGCTCGGATGGGGGTTAATTGGAGCAGCAATTACTCTAAATGCATCATGGTGGATCATTTGTATTTTGCAGTTGGTTTACATTTTCGCAACCAAATGTGATGGTGCATGGACAGGATTTTCATGGTTGGCATTCCGTGATTTGTACGGCTTTGTTAAGCTTTCCTTGGCCTCTGCTGTAATGTTATG CTTGGAGTTTTGGTATCTGATGATATTAGTGGTAATAGTAGGCCGCCTGGATAACCCTGTGATACCCGTTGATGCTGTTTCTATATG CATGAACATTCAAGGATGGAATGCGATGATAGCAATCGGATTTAACGCTGCAATAAG TGTAAGAGTATCAAATGAGCTTGGAGCTGGCAATGCTAAAGCCGCAAAGTTTTCTGTGGTTGTGGTTTCAGCCATGACCATGTTGATTGCAATAGTTTGTACTGCAATCGTTCTTGCGACTCGAGATTATTATCCATACCTTTTCACCAGTAGTGATGCTGTAGCTAAGGAGACTACGAGATTGTCAAGTTTGCTTGCAGTTACGGTTCTAATAAGCGGCCTTCAACCTGTTTTATCCG GGGTCGCGGTTGGAGCTGGATGGCAGGCCATTGTTGCATACATCAACATCGGTTGCTATTACATCATAGGACTTCCCATTGGCATAGGCTTGGGCTTCCCACTTCACTTAGGCGCAATG GGAATCTGGGGTGGTTTGATTGCAGGAGTTTGTTTGCAGACGGCTATCTTAATATGGATCGTTGCAAGTAGAAACTGGGAGAAAGAA GCGAATGAAGCAGAAAGTCGTGTTAAGAGATGGGGTGGATCCATTGCGAATCATTGA
- the LOC140828406 gene encoding uncharacterized protein, which translates to MELQSACVFLQNYPPRTRVLLPRLQSVKRQFRDHASVKKWVPGSKIELKSLSASLRSGVVVCAAENGSSRNSGFRVSEIKGSEPFRGKPGSVSFGGLSHQSAEESKLVSVPFDENTGSFLWILAPVALISSLTVPLFFIIGAIEDLFKNEVLAEIVSSFSTDIIFYAGLAIFLLVTEHVQRPYLQFTSKRWGLITGLRGYLSSAFFTMGFKVFAPLLAVYVTWPILGLPALISVAPFLFGCLAQFAFERSLDRGGSSCWPVLPIIFEIYRIYQLARAVGFIEKLMFAMSGAAVTPAAADRMGAFVSLALTFRILGVACLWSLLTFLVRLFPSRPVAENY; encoded by the exons ATGGAGTTGCAATCTGCCTgtgttttccttcaaaattatcCTCCACGCACACGTGTTCTGCTTCCTCGTCTTCAATCT GTCAAAAGACAGTTTAGAGATCACGCTTCCGTTAAAAAATGGGTGCCCGGATCCAAAATTGAGCTAAAAT CTCTTTCAGCGTCTTTAAGGAGTGGAGTGGTTGTGTGTGCTGCAGAAAATGGTTCATCGAGGAATTCAGGTTTTCGAGTGAGTGAAATTAAAGGTTCGGAACCATTTCGTGGAAAACCAGGCTCTGTTTCTTTCGGTGGATTGAGTCACCAATCCGCTGAGGAAAGCAAATTGGTGTCAGTGCCTTTTGATGAGAATACTGGTTCCTTTCTGTGGATTTTGGCACCCGTAGCTTTAATTTCCTCCTTGACTGTTCCACTGTTCTTTATCATTGGCGCTATCGAGGATCTCTTTAAAAATGAGGTTCTTGCAG AAATTGTTTCTTCATTTTCTACTGATATCATATTTTATGCCGGACTTGCCATATTTCTACTTGTTACTGAGCACGTTCAAAGGCCATATCTGCAGTTTACATCAAAGAGATGGGGTCTAATCACTGGCCTACGAGGATATTTGTCCTCTGCATTTTTTACCATGGGATTCAAAGTTTTTGCTCCTCTCCTTGCCGTTTATGTCACCTGGCCAATCCTTGGTTTACCTGCATTGATTTCTGTTGCTCCTTTCTTATTTGGCTGTTTGGCTCAATTTGCATTTGAGAGAAGTCTTGACCGGGGTGGATCTTCTTGTTGGCCTGTTTTGCCAATTATCTTCGAG ATATATAGGATATATCAGTTGGCCAGGGCTGTGGGATTTATTGAGAAGTTAATGTTTGCAATGAGTGGTGCAGCGGTAACCCCTGCCGCAGCAGATCGGATGGGGGCATTTGTTTCTTTGGCACTGACATTCCGTATCCTAGGTGTTGCTTGCCTATGGTCGTTACTAACATTTCTTGTGAGGCTCTTTCCATCCAGACCAGTCGCGGAGAACTATTAA